The sequence atatatgcAAGCATGGAGCTGTGAAACACGCAGCTAGAAAAATACTCAGAAAAAGCCAAAGCTCCGGAGTTGTGAGCTGAAGCCGTAACTGCAGGTGAAAATGGATTCTGAAAATTGGGTTAATTGATGCTTAGTGTTTTGCCTCAGTGGCTGGGATGAGTGGGCGTGGGTGGTGTTATTTAGCGCCAAGTGGCTAATAGTTTTTGCCACCCCTTGTCGCTTGGCAACCGGAAGCGGAAACCGGAAATGCGCACAAGGAAATACACACAAACAttggcacacacacactcaaaAGCATACCAAGTTTATGCTAAGAATTTCATGAATACTTGACTTGAGCCAAATTAAGTGTGGCCAAAAGCACAAAAACTTATGTAGAAGAGTTGCCAGATCGTTTTTGTTAAGTGTAATCCAATTGCTAAGCTAATcctatttaaaattttgatgaaattaatGACAGTAAAAATATAGATTTAAATATAAAGCTTTTTTACTTTGCTTATATGCATAtaaattatacaattttaataTAGGGAAGTATGACCACATTGCTTATTTTAAAATGCACAATTAAATCGAAATTAAGTCAAGTCAGTAATCggattataaattttttttaataactttttataataaactTGACTACCAAGTACCACGCATAAACGTCATAGCAAATACCAAAATGGCAGTGTTGTTGGGGGGCTAAAAGGTTGAAAGGTCGGCTAAACAGCCACGTAAATgccaaatatatatatagacgGGTAATTAGCATTAACCCATTGTCGAATTATACACACCGGGACTGCCCTGTTCCGTGAGATTGGCAATGAGAGTGGGTGGACCACTGCTCAGGCTGCCGCCACCTGCACCGCCGGTGGAAGAAGGACCTGCACCACCCGCTGCAGCACCACTTCCGGCCACTGAACCACTGGCAGCCGCCGGATCGAGGGCTTGGGCGACatggaggagcagcagcagtagGGATGCGAAGGTGGCTCTAAGCGTTGGCCGTTGCCTCATCTTGCAATTTGGTATTTTGGCTATGTGCTTGTTGTACTCCCGCACCGGCATCAACATGTTCCATTGGTTGTTTCTTGGCTCCCTGGCTCCGATGGCGCTAATTGTGCACGATGCTCTGCGAAAAAACGATGGGGACTTCATTTAATAATTGATTGGCTTTGACTTAATTTCACTTGTCTAATTATGGCGGTAAAAAAGGTCTAATATAGGCTTGtttataataaaatcaaattatatatttaattatttgctttagctttttataaaatacttgtttaatttaatataaacGCCTCTCACAGACACAACTAACCATCTGCCACTCTACCAGTGGCAGTTGCAATTAATGTACGTTGCAAGTTTATTGTTGCACATCAGTCACCCAAAAGTATCTTATGGTTACGCTTTGTATCTCAATGTtgcagcacacacacacacaaacacaaactTTCCCAACTGGTTGCAATTAAAGTTCCTGCAGTCCTGTTCAACCGACATCTGTTTGGCAGATACAAAATGTATCTCGACCGAACATCAAAATTACACATTTGGCATATAAATTGCTCAATTTCATGTACTTTGCCTGTGTCAAATTGTCATTATACCGACGCACAAAAACACACGCAGCGCTAATGTATCTTGCAGATACAATTGCTGAAATTGCACTTTTAGCACTTAACCGAACGAATGGTGTGATTTTTTCTGAGAAtatcaatttgtttttctgaCGATTTATAGCTTTTTCTCTACTTCTCAATGGAATATGATTGATTTTTGTTTATCTGAAAACTATAACACTTTTTTTATAGGCATTTCATTTTTGGAAATTCAATTTGTCTCTTcttgatcaaattaaatttgttgaattataaaagaaattgaagcatttttgtaagtttttaataatgttttatttttaaacactTTTAGCACTTGATCACATTGTAGGTGCGAGTTTTTATTGCTCGCTTTATAGGTTTTCCACGGTCTCAAATTATCGATTTATAAACGCGTTGTGTTTCtcccaaaataaaaaaagatatGAGCACATATAGCACCTTGTGTGTATTTTGGCCGTCTTTAGTTCGTATCtctttgtttatatttatgcATTGCACTTGTGCCAAGAGCTTTCAGCTTTTTACTGTTTTCCttagatttttttttctgcTGTGCGTTGCTTTTGTTACATTTATAAATGGTTTAGAGAGCACATGTGCCGCACAGCACCCAAAACACACACGCACAGCTGTGGCAACAATTTGTAACTGTAGCGCATTTATAAACGCTGGATGGCTGGATGGCTCCTTCGTTCGATGTCCttgctgctgttttgctgcTTTTCCGCTGTTCTGCTTTCTGTTTTCCGTTTTCCAGTATTTCCCAATGTTTACACACGCTCAAGGAACTTTTTGTTGGTCGTCAACAAACCATCAAGCATTTGCGTTATATTGCTTATCAGCAACTGAGATATGGGTATAGTGGTATGGAGTATATGGGGTCCTGGTCCTCTTTCC is a genomic window of Drosophila suzukii chromosome 2L, CBGP_Dsuzu_IsoJpt1.0, whole genome shotgun sequence containing:
- the LOC108007190 gene encoding uncharacterized protein isoform X1, with amino-acid sequence MKNSKCLPNERRQLRDQLTRSCVFYPIKRASCTISAIGAREPRNNQWNMLMPVREYNKHIAKIPNCKMRQRPTLRATFASLLLLLLHVAQALDPAAASGSVAGSGAAAGGAGPSSTGGAGGGSLSSGPPTLIANLTEQGSPGVYNSTMG
- the LOC108007190 gene encoding uncharacterized protein isoform X3, encoding MLMPVREYNKHIAKIPNCKMRQRPTLRATFASLLLLLLHVAQALDPAAASGSVAGSGAAAGGAGPSSTGGAGGGSLSSGPPTLIANLTEQGSPGVYNSTMG
- the LOC108007190 gene encoding uncharacterized protein isoform X2, which codes for MRYSYKLLPQLASCTISAIGAREPRNNQWNMLMPVREYNKHIAKIPNCKMRQRPTLRATFASLLLLLLHVAQALDPAAASGSVAGSGAAAGGAGPSSTGGAGGGSLSSGPPTLIANLTEQGSPGVYNSTMG